The following coding sequences lie in one Amycolatopsis cihanbeyliensis genomic window:
- a CDS encoding MCE family protein, with protein MITRKVQLQVVVFVLVALVGVSYVGYSYAGLDRMFGGSGMVVQVRLASSGGLFTNGEVTYRGVQVGRVGPMRLADEGIEADLYIEDSAPPIPADTEAVVTNRSAVGEQYLDLRPRSAEGPFLTEGSVIEQDRTSLPLPVEQVMSTLDNMVASVPLESLRTVVREAGEAFQGTGPDLGRLLDSADAFTRTAVEHLPQTSRLITDARTVLNTQVEQSPAIDSFSRDLRLLADQFKRSDGDLRRLIGATPPVAEETSALLAESGRGLGLVLANLLTPSMIFETRTDATEQLLVYYPLALDATGEVVGADGEARFASVLRFFEPEPCIRGYEDTVYRPGTDTSPAPEVNTQARCTLPYGHPSSVRGSQRAPKGAPAPDPGSLSQLLGVDLLRGGR; from the coding sequence ATGATCACCCGCAAGGTACAGCTCCAGGTCGTCGTGTTCGTGCTGGTGGCGCTGGTCGGTGTGAGCTACGTCGGGTACAGCTATGCCGGGCTGGACCGGATGTTCGGCGGCAGCGGGATGGTGGTGCAGGTGCGGCTGGCCTCCTCGGGCGGGCTGTTCACCAACGGTGAGGTCACCTACCGCGGGGTGCAGGTCGGGCGGGTCGGCCCGATGCGGCTTGCCGACGAGGGGATCGAGGCCGACCTGTACATCGAGGACTCGGCCCCACCCATCCCGGCGGATACCGAGGCCGTGGTGACCAACCGCTCCGCCGTGGGAGAGCAGTACCTCGACCTGCGCCCGCGGTCGGCGGAAGGGCCGTTCCTCACCGAGGGCTCGGTGATCGAGCAGGACCGGACCAGCCTCCCGCTACCGGTCGAACAAGTGATGTCCACGTTGGACAACATGGTCGCCTCGGTGCCGCTGGAATCGCTGCGTACCGTCGTGCGCGAGGCGGGGGAAGCCTTCCAGGGCACCGGGCCCGACCTCGGTCGGCTGCTGGACAGCGCGGACGCGTTCACCCGCACGGCCGTGGAACACCTGCCGCAGACCAGCAGGCTGATCACTGACGCGCGCACGGTGCTGAACACGCAGGTGGAGCAGTCGCCCGCGATCGACTCGTTCAGCCGGGACCTGCGGTTGCTCGCCGACCAGTTCAAGCGCTCCGACGGCGACCTGCGCAGGCTGATCGGCGCCACCCCGCCGGTCGCCGAGGAGACCAGCGCGCTACTGGCCGAGTCCGGGCGGGGTCTCGGGCTGGTGCTGGCGAACCTGCTGACCCCCTCGATGATCTTCGAGACCAGGACCGACGCCACCGAGCAACTGCTGGTCTACTACCCGCTCGCGCTCGACGCGACCGGCGAGGTGGTCGGTGCGGACGGGGAGGCCCGGTTCGCCTCCGTGCTGCGCTTCTTCGAACCCGAGCCGTGTATCCGGGGGTACGAGGACACGGTGTACCGGCCGGGCACCGACACCTCGCCCGCGCCGGAGGTGAACACGCAGGCGCGCTGCACCCTGCCGTACGGGCATCCGAGCTCGGTCCGGGGTTCGCAGCGCGCACCGAAAGGAGCACCCGCGCCCGATCCGGGCAGCCTGAGCCAGCTGCTCGGGGTTGATCTGCTGCGAGGTGGACGGTGA
- a CDS encoding winged helix DNA-binding domain-containing protein, translating into MSTDELSLRALNRALLARQLLLRRERRGALEVIEHLVGMQAQSPAPPCYGLWSRISGFDPAEVNTLLTERKVVRTTVMRGTIHLVSADDCLALRPLLQPVLERMMRSSDWGSAVTGLDPAALAEVGRTVLTRHPSTPAELGARLREHWPERDGRAMANAVQVLTPLVQLPPRGLWGSSGRPVNTTVEAWLGRSTDDRPDIERMILRYLGAFGPASVRDIQAWCGLTRLGEVVDRLRPRLREFTGPDGTRLWDLPEAPRPDPATPAPARLLAPFDNALLAHADRGRIISDPDRARVFTRNGLVRGTVLVDGFVCGRWNTSTSRGTATLEIEQFRKVSKKDTTALEREGRKLLAMTAPRAEELRIHWHHPNGSEPK; encoded by the coding sequence ATGAGCACGGATGAACTCAGCCTGCGCGCGTTGAACCGGGCACTGCTCGCCCGCCAGCTGCTGTTGCGCCGGGAGCGGCGCGGTGCCCTCGAGGTGATCGAGCATCTGGTCGGCATGCAGGCGCAGAGCCCGGCCCCGCCCTGCTACGGGCTGTGGAGCCGGATCAGCGGTTTCGACCCCGCGGAGGTCAACACCCTGCTCACCGAGCGGAAGGTGGTCCGCACGACCGTCATGCGCGGGACCATCCACCTGGTCTCCGCGGACGACTGCCTCGCGCTGCGCCCGCTGCTGCAACCGGTGCTGGAACGGATGATGCGCTCCAGCGACTGGGGCTCGGCGGTGACGGGCCTGGATCCGGCCGCGCTGGCCGAGGTGGGCCGCACGGTGCTGACGCGGCATCCGAGTACCCCGGCCGAGCTCGGTGCGCGCCTGCGCGAGCACTGGCCGGAGCGGGACGGGCGGGCCATGGCCAACGCCGTGCAGGTGCTCACCCCGCTGGTGCAGCTACCGCCGCGCGGGCTGTGGGGCAGCTCGGGCCGGCCGGTGAACACCACCGTCGAGGCCTGGCTGGGCCGCTCGACCGACGATCGCCCGGATATCGAGCGGATGATCCTGCGCTACCTCGGCGCGTTCGGGCCGGCGAGCGTGCGGGACATCCAGGCGTGGTGCGGGCTGACCAGGCTCGGCGAGGTGGTCGACCGGCTCCGCCCCCGGCTGCGCGAGTTCACCGGCCCGGACGGCACCCGGCTCTGGGACCTGCCGGAGGCGCCCCGGCCGGACCCCGCGACCCCGGCGCCGGCCCGGCTGCTCGCCCCGTTCGACAACGCGCTGCTCGCCCATGCCGACCGCGGCCGCATCATCAGCGACCCGGACCGGGCCCGGGTCTTCACCAGGAACGGCCTGGTGAGGGGCACGGTGCTGGTCGATGGGTTCGTCTGTGGCAGGTGGAACACCAGCACCTCCCGCGGAACGGCGACGCTGGAGATCGAGCAATTCCGGAAAGTGTCCAAGAAAGACACCACCGCGCTGGAACGGGAGGGGCGGAAGCTGCTGGCCATGACCGCACCGAGGGCGGAGGAACTGCGGATTCACTGGCATCACCCCAATGGGTCAGAACCTAAGTAG
- a CDS encoding heavy metal translocating P-type ATPase → MDTHAGHETGQHEHEHGDHAAVFRDRFWLSLGLSVPVVAGSHMVADLLGYHIPPWAGWVAPVLGTVVFLYGGWPFLSGAVGELRQRQPGMMTLVALAISVAFIASGLTSLGVGGLRLDFWWELALLVVIMLLGHWLEMRALGQASGALEALAELLPDDAERVEDGGEVRTVTLDELRVGDVVLVRSGGRVPADGTVAEGAAELDESMVTGESGTVRRAEGDQVVAGTVATDSAIRIRVDAVGEDTALAGIQRLVADAQGSRSRAQALADRAAALLFWFALLAGVLTYVVWSLLGGATDAVERTVTVLVIACPHALGLAIPLVIAISTGISARAGILVTDRLALERMRTVDTVLFDKTGTLTRGRPAVSEVLATGRADEDTVLGLAAAAEHDSEHPLAAAIVDAASERMKLPRATGFRSLTGRGVVATVDGKEIAVGGPSLLRHYEVEPPAELDRRTRALADRGATVLHVLRDGGVIGALALADEIRPESRQAVDALHAEGVRVVMITGDARNVAESVAAELGVDEVFAEVLPQDKDSAVARLQERGQRVAMVGDGVNDAPALARADVGIAIGAGTDVAIESAGVVLVSDDPRGVLAARRLSVASYRKMWQNLGWAAGYNLAAVPLAAGVLASVGFVLPPAVGAVVMSLSTIVVALNAQLLRRVRLSGE, encoded by the coding sequence ATGGACACGCACGCCGGACACGAAACCGGGCAGCACGAACACGAGCACGGTGACCACGCCGCGGTCTTCCGGGACCGCTTCTGGTTGAGCCTCGGCCTTTCCGTGCCGGTGGTCGCGGGCAGCCACATGGTTGCCGACCTGCTCGGGTACCACATCCCGCCCTGGGCGGGCTGGGTCGCTCCGGTCCTGGGCACGGTCGTCTTCCTCTACGGTGGCTGGCCGTTCCTCTCCGGCGCGGTGGGCGAGCTGCGCCAGCGGCAGCCGGGGATGATGACACTGGTCGCGCTGGCGATCAGCGTGGCGTTCATCGCCAGCGGCCTCACCTCGCTCGGGGTCGGCGGGCTCCGGCTGGACTTCTGGTGGGAGCTCGCGCTGCTGGTCGTGATCATGCTGCTCGGGCACTGGCTGGAAATGCGCGCCCTCGGCCAGGCATCCGGGGCCCTGGAGGCCCTTGCCGAGCTGCTGCCGGACGACGCCGAACGCGTCGAGGACGGTGGCGAGGTGCGCACGGTGACGCTGGACGAGCTGCGGGTCGGGGACGTCGTGCTGGTCCGCTCCGGTGGGCGGGTGCCCGCCGACGGGACCGTGGCCGAGGGCGCGGCCGAGCTGGACGAGTCCATGGTCACCGGCGAGTCGGGCACGGTGCGCAGGGCCGAGGGCGACCAGGTGGTCGCCGGCACCGTGGCCACCGACTCGGCGATACGGATCCGGGTGGACGCGGTCGGCGAGGACACCGCGCTGGCCGGGATCCAGCGGCTGGTCGCGGATGCCCAGGGCTCCCGCTCGCGGGCCCAGGCGCTGGCCGACCGGGCCGCCGCACTGCTGTTCTGGTTCGCCCTGCTGGCCGGGGTGCTCACCTACGTGGTCTGGTCCTTGCTCGGGGGCGCCACCGATGCCGTCGAGCGCACGGTCACCGTGCTGGTGATCGCCTGCCCGCACGCCCTCGGGCTGGCGATCCCGCTGGTGATCGCGATCTCCACCGGTATCTCGGCCCGTGCGGGCATCCTGGTCACCGACCGGCTGGCGCTGGAGCGGATGCGCACGGTGGACACGGTGCTTTTCGACAAGACCGGCACCCTCACCAGGGGACGCCCCGCGGTGAGCGAGGTGCTGGCCACCGGCCGGGCCGACGAGGACACCGTGCTGGGGCTGGCGGCCGCGGCCGAGCACGATTCGGAACATCCACTCGCGGCGGCCATTGTGGACGCGGCGAGCGAGCGGATGAAGCTGCCGCGGGCAACGGGGTTCCGCTCGTTGACCGGACGTGGCGTAGTAGCCACAGTGGACGGAAAGGAGATCGCGGTCGGCGGTCCTTCACTGCTGCGGCACTACGAGGTCGAACCTCCCGCGGAGCTCGACCGGCGCACCAGGGCACTCGCCGACCGGGGTGCGACCGTGTTGCACGTCCTGCGGGACGGTGGCGTGATCGGCGCGCTGGCGTTGGCCGACGAGATCCGGCCGGAGTCGAGGCAGGCCGTGGACGCGCTGCATGCCGAGGGCGTCCGGGTCGTGATGATCACCGGCGATGCCCGTAACGTCGCCGAGTCGGTTGCCGCCGAGCTCGGGGTGGACGAGGTGTTCGCCGAGGTGCTGCCGCAGGACAAGGATTCGGCCGTGGCGCGGTTGCAGGAACGTGGCCAGCGGGTGGCCATGGTCGGTGACGGGGTGAACGACGCGCCCGCGCTCGCCAGGGCCGATGTCGGTATCGCGATCGGTGCGGGCACGGATGTGGCGATCGAGTCGGCGGGTGTGGTGCTGGTGTCCGACGACCCGCGCGGGGTGCTCGCCGCCCGCAGGCTTTCCGTTGCCAGCTACCGGAAGATGTGGCAGAACCTCGGTTGGGCGGCCGGGTACAACCTGGCGGCCGTCCCGCTGGCGGCCGGCGTGCTCGCCTCGGTCGGGTTCGTGCTGCCACCAGCGGTGGGCGCCGTCGTGATGAGCCTGTCCACGATCGTGGTGGCGCTGAACGCCCAGTTACTCCGCAGGGTGCGCCTCTCGGGGGAGTGA
- a CDS encoding ATP-binding protein, whose translation MAALLDGSPALVGRTRDLETLTDLLDKRPSVALVAGEAGVGKTRLARELLRRSEFRADNLLLGACRPAHDPFPYGPVLDALRRTGGLDPLGPLSSVAGVLRPLLPEIADALPACPEPLPDRAAERHRQFRAIRELLAACGRALLVIDDLQWADPLTREVLRFVLADPPERLGVLLTYTDTELPPGGPLESPARIAVGVPTVRLRLRPLGAREVHTLTTSFLKKSTVDIEFTRKLHDRTAGIPFVIEETLRALTVSGAPVTDGAGGRMLDELAVPAPLREVMHARMAELPEPAAALARAAAVLGTPAEAGTIGALCGLRTGRLCAALTAAVRGGVLHEVIPDRYGFRHGFARAAVYESISPPEREQLHNKAIDILGTGENPPLAQLARHARAAGHLPEWLRYAEAAVERAVGEGQTSAALDVLQELLDGPLGAPDAERFAVRLSEIALRAHRPELIGTLRGVVDRGELGRIARGRIRLNLGLLLARLPGRLLRARAQVEQAVAELADRPDLAVRGYNLLAIPLEGLTPLVWHEHWMSEVDAVFPEIEDVELRLALRADRIASRAHIGDGTAWQEFERLPDTAPTAGERVQLARLWCNLADAQSWIGRLDRAAELLAGGTRMAEAAGALFVGSTAGGSRLRLDWVTGDWNGLAERAESTQQRYSDIGPVVADAQLVRGALAAVRGEFDAAQRLLRATGLAKPQGAVLPVALSAAGMLTRVLLATEDVRGAAEAAEHGLRLARRKGVWVWAAELLPAAARAYALAGRSPEAVAAVTEFAAGIAGLDAPFAHTSLVAARAVLLEAQAEHERAAEAFDEAGRGYLALPMPYPAAVSAEEAACCRLAAGVQGGVDGLRAAAEAYARLGAARDAGRCRYALRELGAWRPSRRGRRGYGDQLSPREREVAAMLACGRTNREIAEGLFLSPRTVEQHVTRVLRKLGLRSRTEVGKQAPQKAS comes from the coding sequence ATGGCCGCCCTGCTCGACGGCTCGCCCGCGCTCGTCGGACGCACGCGTGACCTCGAGACGCTCACCGACTTGCTGGACAAACGCCCCTCGGTCGCGCTGGTGGCAGGCGAGGCCGGTGTCGGCAAGACCAGGCTGGCGCGGGAGCTGTTGCGGCGCAGCGAGTTCCGCGCCGACAACCTGCTGCTCGGTGCCTGCCGGCCCGCGCACGACCCGTTCCCCTACGGCCCGGTGCTCGACGCGCTGCGCCGCACCGGCGGGTTGGACCCGCTGGGCCCGCTGAGCTCCGTGGCCGGGGTGCTGCGCCCGCTGCTACCGGAGATCGCCGACGCGCTGCCGGCCTGCCCGGAGCCGTTGCCGGACCGGGCGGCCGAGCGGCATCGGCAGTTCCGCGCGATCCGCGAGTTACTGGCGGCCTGCGGCCGCGCCCTGCTGGTCATCGACGACCTGCAGTGGGCGGACCCGCTCACCCGCGAGGTGTTGCGGTTCGTGCTCGCCGACCCGCCGGAACGGCTCGGCGTCCTGCTGACCTACACCGACACCGAGTTGCCTCCTGGCGGGCCGCTCGAGTCACCCGCGCGGATCGCCGTCGGCGTGCCCACCGTCCGGCTGCGGCTGCGGCCACTGGGGGCGCGCGAGGTGCACACCCTGACCACATCGTTCCTCAAAAAATCCACAGTGGACATCGAGTTCACCAGGAAACTGCACGACCGCACCGCGGGAATCCCCTTCGTGATCGAGGAAACCCTGCGCGCGCTGACGGTGTCCGGCGCGCCGGTCACCGATGGCGCGGGCGGCCGGATGCTGGACGAGCTGGCCGTTCCGGCGCCGCTGCGCGAGGTCATGCATGCCCGGATGGCCGAGTTGCCCGAGCCGGCCGCCGCGCTGGCCAGGGCGGCCGCCGTGCTCGGCACGCCCGCGGAGGCCGGCACGATCGGCGCCCTGTGCGGGTTGCGCACCGGCAGGCTGTGCGCCGCGCTGACCGCCGCGGTGCGGGGCGGCGTGCTGCATGAGGTCATCCCGGACCGTTACGGCTTCCGGCACGGATTCGCCCGTGCCGCGGTGTACGAGTCGATCAGCCCCCCGGAACGCGAGCAGTTGCACAACAAGGCGATCGACATACTCGGCACCGGCGAGAACCCGCCGCTGGCGCAGCTTGCCCGGCATGCCCGAGCGGCCGGTCACCTGCCGGAATGGCTGCGGTACGCCGAGGCCGCGGTGGAGCGCGCGGTCGGCGAGGGGCAGACCTCGGCGGCACTGGACGTGTTGCAGGAACTGCTGGACGGTCCGCTCGGCGCCCCGGACGCGGAACGGTTCGCGGTGCGGCTCAGCGAGATCGCGCTGCGCGCGCACCGGCCCGAACTGATCGGGACGCTGCGCGGGGTGGTCGACCGCGGTGAGCTCGGCCGGATCGCCAGGGGCCGGATCCGGCTCAACCTCGGGCTGCTGCTGGCGCGACTGCCCGGGCGGTTGCTGCGGGCAAGGGCACAGGTGGAGCAGGCCGTCGCCGAGTTGGCCGACCGCCCGGACCTTGCGGTACGCGGGTACAACCTGCTGGCCATCCCGCTGGAGGGGCTCACCCCACTGGTCTGGCACGAGCACTGGATGTCCGAAGTGGACGCGGTGTTCCCGGAGATCGAGGACGTCGAGCTGCGGCTCGCGCTGCGCGCCGACCGGATCGCGAGCAGGGCGCATATCGGCGACGGCACGGCCTGGCAGGAGTTCGAGCGCCTGCCGGACACCGCCCCCACCGCGGGTGAACGGGTGCAGCTCGCGCGATTGTGGTGCAACCTCGCCGACGCGCAGTCCTGGATCGGCCGGCTGGACCGGGCCGCGGAGCTGCTGGCGGGTGGCACCCGGATGGCCGAGGCCGCGGGGGCGCTGTTCGTCGGCAGCACCGCCGGTGGCTCGCGGTTGCGGCTGGACTGGGTCACCGGCGACTGGAACGGCCTCGCCGAACGCGCGGAGTCGACCCAGCAGCGCTACTCCGATATCGGTCCGGTGGTCGCGGACGCCCAGCTGGTGCGGGGCGCGCTCGCCGCGGTGCGGGGCGAGTTCGACGCGGCGCAGCGCCTGCTGCGGGCCACCGGGCTGGCCAAACCGCAGGGCGCCGTGCTGCCGGTGGCACTGTCCGCGGCGGGCATGCTCACCAGGGTCCTGCTGGCCACCGAGGACGTGCGCGGGGCGGCCGAGGCCGCCGAGCACGGCCTGCGCCTAGCGCGGCGCAAGGGGGTCTGGGTGTGGGCCGCCGAGTTGCTTCCGGCCGCCGCGCGGGCCTACGCGCTCGCCGGGCGGTCGCCGGAGGCCGTGGCGGCCGTCACCGAGTTCGCCGCGGGTATCGCCGGCCTGGACGCGCCGTTCGCACATACCAGCCTGGTGGCCGCCAGGGCGGTGCTGCTGGAGGCCCAGGCCGAGCACGAGCGGGCGGCGGAGGCCTTCGACGAGGCCGGCAGGGGCTACCTCGCGCTGCCGATGCCATACCCCGCCGCGGTATCCGCCGAGGAGGCCGCCTGCTGCCGGCTGGCCGCCGGCGTGCAGGGCGGCGTAGACGGGCTGCGCGCCGCCGCGGAGGCCTACGCCCGGCTCGGCGCGGCCAGGGACGCCGGTCGTTGCCGGTACGCGTTACGCGAGCTCGGCGCCTGGCGCCCGTCCCGGCGGGGCCGGCGCGGCTACGGCGACCAGCTCTCGCCACGGGAACGCGAGGTGGCCGCGATGCTGGCCTGCGGGCGCACCAACCGGGAGATCGCCGAGGGCCTGTTCCTCTCCCCGCGCACCGTGGAGCAGCACGTGACCCGCGTGCTGCGCAAACTCGGCCTGCGTTCGCGCACCGAGGTGGGCAAACAGGCCCCGCAGAAGGCCAGCTGA
- a CDS encoding beta-ketoacyl-ACP synthase III produces the protein MQDARRAAVVTGLGGWLPPRVLDNAELEQRLDTSDEWIRNRTGIRERHVVDPGLSTVDMAVEAGRCALRSAGSDVVDALVLATATPDYLCPASAPEVASRLGLGGVAAFDVNAVCSGFVYALATAAGLIAGGVAGRVLVVGSDAFTTLLDPDDRSTVPIFGDGAGAVVLRAGTADELGALGPFDLHSDGELTDLLVVPAGGAKQRRSADPRDHFLAMQGTAVFRQASARMAESSRVVLDRMGWSVGEVDRFVGHQANIRILNAVAKQLGLPPEGLVINVDRTGNTSAASIPLALTDACVAGSLHAGDRVLVSAFGAGLTWGSTALRWPDLPKVESPRVGE, from the coding sequence ATGCAGGACGCGCGTCGCGCGGCGGTGGTGACTGGTCTCGGTGGCTGGCTGCCGCCCCGGGTCCTGGACAACGCCGAGCTCGAGCAGCGGTTGGACACCTCCGACGAGTGGATCCGTAACCGGACCGGTATCCGCGAGCGGCACGTCGTCGACCCCGGACTGTCCACAGTAGATATGGCTGTGGAGGCGGGCAGGTGCGCGTTGCGGTCGGCAGGCTCCGATGTCGTCGACGCGCTGGTGCTGGCCACCGCGACCCCGGACTACCTGTGCCCGGCGAGCGCGCCCGAGGTGGCCAGCAGGCTGGGACTCGGCGGGGTGGCCGCCTTCGATGTCAACGCCGTGTGCAGTGGCTTCGTCTACGCCCTCGCCACCGCCGCCGGGCTGATCGCGGGCGGGGTGGCCGGCCGGGTACTGGTGGTCGGCTCGGACGCGTTCACCACCCTGCTGGATCCGGACGACCGCAGCACGGTGCCGATCTTCGGGGATGGCGCGGGCGCGGTGGTGTTGCGCGCGGGCACCGCCGACGAACTCGGTGCGCTCGGCCCGTTCGACCTGCACAGCGACGGCGAGTTGACCGACCTGCTGGTGGTCCCCGCCGGTGGCGCCAAGCAACGCCGGTCCGCGGACCCGCGGGATCACTTCCTCGCCATGCAGGGCACCGCGGTGTTCCGGCAGGCCAGCGCGAGGATGGCGGAATCCTCCCGCGTGGTGCTGGATCGGATGGGCTGGTCGGTCGGCGAGGTCGACCGGTTCGTCGGGCACCAGGCCAATATCCGGATCCTGAACGCGGTCGCCAAGCAGCTCGGGCTGCCGCCGGAGGGACTGGTGATCAATGTGGACCGCACCGGCAACACCAGCGCGGCCTCGATCCCACTGGCGCTGACCGATGCCTGCGTGGCCGGCTCGCTGCACGCCGGGGACCGCGTGCTGGTCAGCGCGTTCGGCGCGGGCCTCACCTGGGGCTCCACCGCCTTGCGCTGGCCGGACCTGCCGAAGGTGGAGTCCCCCCGCGTCGGGGAGTGA
- a CDS encoding S1 family peptidase — protein MRKRALAAALLAGSAMTLGLVAPATAAERDSGVQPFIVGGVDATETYGFMAGMQTRDGRHNCGASLISAQWLVTAAHCVTDPSTDSAVDPSRWQYRIGTTDRTSGGEVAEVAEFIPHENWSWSGPGQYDIALARLAAPVAAEPIEIGSSPAPGTEVRELGWGLTCPTRGCGQAPVTLQQLDTTIAADGRCGRGFDPDSELCMDNKGGEGSSCYGDSGGPAVVRGGGRWVLVGATSRGQTASCPELPGIYTDVTSYTGWIAERTGGQVS, from the coding sequence ATGCGCAAGCGTGCGCTCGCCGCGGCCCTGCTGGCCGGCTCAGCCATGACCCTTGGCCTGGTGGCCCCCGCCACCGCCGCCGAGCGGGACTCCGGGGTGCAGCCGTTCATCGTGGGCGGCGTGGACGCGACCGAGACCTACGGCTTCATGGCGGGTATGCAGACCAGGGATGGTCGGCACAACTGCGGCGCCTCGCTGATCAGTGCTCAGTGGCTGGTGACCGCCGCGCACTGCGTGACCGATCCGTCCACCGACAGCGCCGTGGACCCCTCGCGGTGGCAGTACCGGATCGGTACCACCGACCGCACCAGCGGCGGTGAGGTCGCCGAGGTGGCCGAGTTCATCCCGCACGAGAACTGGTCCTGGAGCGGGCCGGGGCAGTACGACATCGCGCTGGCGCGGTTGGCCGCACCGGTGGCCGCGGAGCCGATCGAGATCGGCAGCTCTCCCGCGCCGGGTACCGAGGTCAGGGAACTCGGCTGGGGGCTGACCTGCCCCACCCGTGGCTGCGGGCAGGCGCCGGTCACGCTGCAGCAGCTGGACACCACGATCGCCGCCGACGGCCGCTGCGGCCGCGGGTTCGACCCGGACAGTGAGCTGTGCATGGACAACAAGGGCGGTGAAGGCAGCTCCTGCTACGGCGACTCCGGCGGTCCCGCCGTGGTCCGCGGCGGCGGCAGGTGGGTGCTGGTCGGCGCCACCAGCCGGGGGCAGACCGCGAGCTGCCCCGAGCTCCCCGGCATCTACACCGATGTGACCTCCTACACCGGGTGGATCGCCGAGCGGACCGGCGGCCAGGTGAGCTGA
- a CDS encoding nuclear transport factor 2 family protein, with amino-acid sequence MSRLRRLRRWRPWRRRPGTPVLLVLAAAVLVGLGSWFLVEARSVASGGAGGNAALVDTGLTTEVSGQVGEALERIFSYSYDDMAATERAAQDVLAGSAVEDYDLLFGQVRAKAPEQKLVLSTTVSVSGVRTLDSSRAHLLAFLDQTATRVDTGKSSATGAALSVDAERVDGRWRITELVPR; translated from the coding sequence ATGTCGAGACTACGGCGATTGCGGCGATGGCGACCATGGCGGCGTAGACCCGGTACGCCGGTGTTGCTGGTGCTGGCCGCGGCGGTGCTGGTGGGGCTCGGGTCCTGGTTCCTCGTCGAGGCGCGGTCCGTGGCCTCCGGCGGCGCGGGCGGCAACGCCGCCCTGGTGGACACCGGCCTGACCACCGAGGTGAGCGGGCAGGTCGGCGAGGCGTTGGAGCGGATCTTCTCCTACTCCTATGACGATATGGCGGCCACCGAGCGGGCGGCGCAGGACGTGCTCGCGGGTTCCGCCGTTGAGGACTACGACCTGCTGTTCGGGCAGGTTCGGGCGAAGGCGCCCGAGCAGAAGCTGGTGCTGTCCACCACGGTTTCGGTCAGCGGGGTGCGGACCCTCGACTCCTCCCGTGCGCACCTGCTGGCGTTCCTCGACCAGACGGCCACCAGGGTGGACACCGGCAAGAGCAGCGCCACCGGGGCGGCGCTGAGCGTGGACGCCGAGCGCGTGGACGGCCGCTGGAGGATCACCGAGCTGGTGCCCCGCTGA